A single window of Sphingobium sp. SCG-1 DNA harbors:
- a CDS encoding cation transporter, giving the protein MKYRGDDMAGGCCGGCESTPPTQDKAWRRVLWIALAINAGMFAVEIIAGVAAQSASLKADALDFLGDSANYAISLGVAGLALQWRARAALLKGASLLLLGLWILCSTVWMAVAGTLPEAETMGIIGSLALIANLACAVMLWRHREGDANRRSVWICSRNDVIGNIAVVAAALGVFGTGTGWPDIAVAATLAGLGVSGGWQIVRQARAELRQSAPNRKRTPPLIVRPSSGPQASTVHAPSGARRGNSSGS; this is encoded by the coding sequence TTGAAATATCGAGGTGACGACATGGCAGGTGGATGCTGCGGCGGGTGTGAATCGACGCCGCCTACCCAGGACAAGGCGTGGCGGCGGGTGCTGTGGATTGCGCTGGCGATCAACGCCGGCATGTTCGCGGTCGAGATCATCGCCGGCGTCGCCGCGCAATCGGCGTCCCTCAAAGCCGACGCGCTCGATTTCCTGGGAGACAGTGCCAACTACGCGATCAGCCTGGGCGTTGCCGGCTTGGCGCTCCAATGGCGTGCGCGGGCCGCGCTGCTCAAGGGCGCCTCGCTGCTCCTACTTGGCCTCTGGATTCTCTGCAGCACGGTCTGGATGGCAGTCGCGGGCACGCTGCCCGAAGCGGAAACGATGGGAATCATCGGAAGCTTGGCGCTGATCGCCAATCTCGCCTGCGCGGTGATGCTCTGGCGGCATCGCGAGGGTGACGCCAATCGCCGATCAGTATGGATTTGCTCGCGCAATGACGTGATCGGCAACATCGCCGTGGTCGCCGCCGCCTTGGGCGTGTTCGGCACCGGGACGGGCTGGCCGGACATCGCGGTTGCGGCGACCTTGGCCGGACTCGGCGTCAGCGGCGGCTGGCAGATCGTTCGGCAGGCGCGCGCAGAGCTGCGTCAATCGGCGCCGAACCGGAAGCGGACACCGCCGTTGATCGTCCGCCCGTCGAGCGGCCCCCAGGCATCAACGGTCCATGCCCCGTCCGGGGCGCGGCGTGGCAACAGCAGCGGGTCATAG